A window of the Arenibacter algicola genome harbors these coding sequences:
- a CDS encoding AraC family transcriptional regulator, whose amino-acid sequence MNDSISTYNKINAEVGIKIEPFDVTKRYTKPHKHNKYLEIIYFIKGSGFHHLDMESHSIEPPLLFIVKKDEVHHWEITTKPKGYVIIIKESFLEKTLDKYINTQLIKLNNCQKIMVDEGDKSLNALFKSLCWEMKQANLNQEAVEGGVKAILSKMVRYATLQGGENTDKTVQFVNLLSENLKNNVSFYAEILNTTSQNLNALCHKVFNKTASDVIAEHIIVEVKRQLAYTNKSISDIAYDLEFKDSSHFTKYFKRYTQLTPLQYRKNLV is encoded by the coding sequence TTGAACGATTCCATCAGCACATACAACAAAATTAACGCTGAAGTTGGTATAAAAATAGAACCTTTCGATGTCACTAAAAGGTATACCAAGCCTCACAAACACAATAAATATCTCGAAATAATATATTTTATAAAGGGTAGTGGTTTTCATCATTTGGACATGGAAAGTCACAGTATAGAACCACCCTTGTTGTTTATTGTTAAAAAGGATGAGGTTCATCATTGGGAGATTACCACAAAACCCAAGGGGTATGTCATCATTATCAAGGAATCGTTTTTAGAGAAAACCTTGGATAAATACATCAATACGCAATTGATAAAACTTAACAACTGTCAAAAAATAATGGTTGATGAAGGGGACAAATCATTAAACGCTTTGTTTAAGTCCTTATGTTGGGAGATGAAACAAGCTAATTTAAACCAGGAAGCAGTGGAGGGCGGGGTAAAGGCTATATTGTCGAAAATGGTTAGGTATGCCACTTTACAAGGTGGGGAAAATACGGATAAGACAGTTCAATTTGTAAATTTATTGTCCGAAAACTTAAAGAATAATGTCTCGTTCTATGCAGAAATTTTAAATACTACTTCACAGAATCTCAATGCTTTATGTCATAAAGTGTTCAATAAAACGGCATCCGATGTTATTGCTGAACATATTATTGTGGAGGTAAAAAGACAATTGGCCTATACAAACAAATCAATCAGTGACATTGCCTATGATTTGGAATTTAAGGACAGCTCACACTTTACCAAATACTTTAAACGTTATACACAACTTACCCCATTACAGTACAGAAAAAACCTAGTTTAA
- a CDS encoding TetR/AcrR family transcriptional regulator, with protein sequence MRVKDETKQLAIVENTLDVVFERGFAGIKMADLANRVGLSVSTLYVYYRNKEDLIVSIAIGLIERETQRSEQEITEDLPYKLKLKMLWLFWINFSINNKKEMSFLEQLKKSPYYEKVPISVKETKSKMAMNLIELGKREGLLKNIDNNILMGIIGALMGETVKLIMDGKIELNQINIDFMFSMVWDAIKS encoded by the coding sequence GTGAGGGTAAAAGATGAAACAAAACAATTGGCGATAGTAGAAAACACCTTGGATGTTGTTTTCGAAAGGGGATTTGCCGGAATAAAGATGGCAGACCTGGCCAATCGCGTTGGCCTTTCCGTATCTACGCTATACGTATATTACAGGAATAAGGAAGATTTAATTGTTTCCATTGCCATAGGGCTTATAGAAAGGGAAACCCAGAGAAGTGAACAGGAAATAACGGAGGACCTGCCCTATAAGCTAAAGCTAAAAATGCTATGGCTATTTTGGATCAATTTCAGTATCAACAATAAAAAGGAAATGAGCTTTTTGGAGCAGTTGAAGAAATCGCCTTATTACGAAAAGGTACCTATATCCGTGAAGGAGACAAAAAGTAAAATGGCCATGAACCTTATTGAACTAGGGAAGAGGGAAGGCTTGCTAAAAAATATAGACAACAACATTCTAATGGGCATAATAGGGGCCTTAATGGGGGAAACCGTAAAATTAATTATGGATGGAAAAATAGAGTTGAACCAGATAAATATCGACTTTATGTTCTCTATGGTTTGGGATGCCATTAAAAGCTAG
- a CDS encoding DoxX family protein: MLIYYFTVAAKIIIFISIINVWFIRFNKPTPWRGGDSKSMKEEFETYGLSHTIMYLVGTIKVGLAILLIVSLWIKDLSTPAAGAMGIFMLGAIAMHFKADDPNIKSFPALILFILSVGIVAGEVVLADL, from the coding sequence ATGCTTATTTACTACTTTACAGTAGCCGCGAAAATCATCATTTTTATAAGCATTATAAATGTTTGGTTTATTCGCTTCAACAAACCCACCCCTTGGCGCGGCGGTGATTCCAAATCCATGAAGGAGGAATTTGAAACCTATGGTCTGTCCCACACCATAATGTACCTTGTAGGCACCATTAAGGTTGGTCTTGCCATACTTTTGATCGTCTCCCTCTGGATTAAAGATTTGAGCACTCCGGCCGCAGGGGCCATGGGAATTTTTATGTTGGGTGCCATTGCTATGCATTTTAAGGCAGACGACCCTAATATCAAGTCATTTCCTGCCTTGATCTTATTTATACTTTCAGTAGGAATCGTTGCTGGCGAAGTGGTATTGGCCGATTTATAG
- a CDS encoding KTSC domain-containing protein has product MKRINEYKKLFGIEKEIDLKVLKKSYRDLVKEWHPDKFQEGDSKREEAEVNSRKIIDGYHFLVSIAPETKAANLEAYTETITNSGIADYHHKGLLLEITFMDGSTYEYFGVTKQVYIKMVNSNTVNRFAKRMIYPKYTYRQSKKQLQEA; this is encoded by the coding sequence ATGAAGCGCATAAACGAATACAAGAAATTATTTGGAATAGAAAAGGAGATCGATCTAAAGGTACTTAAGAAAAGTTACCGAGACTTGGTAAAGGAATGGCATCCGGATAAATTTCAAGAAGGGGATAGTAAGCGCGAAGAGGCAGAGGTGAACAGTAGAAAGATTATTGATGGCTATCATTTTTTGGTGAGCATTGCTCCTGAAACCAAAGCCGCAAACCTGGAGGCTTATACGGAGACCATTACCAATTCCGGTATAGCCGACTATCACCACAAAGGACTGCTATTGGAAATAACATTTATGGACGGATCTACCTATGAGTATTTTGGAGTTACCAAGCAAGTCTATATAAAGATGGTCAATTCCAATACTGTCAACCGTTTTGCAAAGCGAATGATTTATCCTAAATACACCTACAGACAATCCAAAAAGCAGCTTCAGGAAGCTTAG
- a CDS encoding SDR family oxidoreductase: MKEDLKGNKAVITPEEIDNCIALLQQLVDHTDQIFEIPKEKRTALIKVSGQFSRPNREEFARRKKDGKKIALRKKAARDKNARKETGIRSAREAHVFVAPKLLAAAALENHKKQELEVARNCYVCKTEFSELHHFYDTMCIECGDFNYAKRFQTADVTGQVAVVTGSRLKIGYQITLMLLRGGATVIATTRFPVDSALRFSKEDDFMEWGHRLKIHGLDLRHIPSVEIFCNYIERQYERLDILINNAAQTVRRPSGFYHHLMSNEERSITSLPLSVQEVLSDHTSCLQELKELRSGTSPNQNMPVTWHGPEAGIGLSASAKLSQIPYSFDNALVAKEVFPTGELDADLQQVDLRKTNSWRLKLGEIETTEMLEVQLVNAVAPFILCNRLAELMKKENTGQKHIINVSAMEGKFHRNFKESRHPHTNMAKAALNMLTHTASGDLAKKGIFMNAVDTGWVTDEDPAELSKMKQEVYDFQPPLDIVDGAARVMDPLIDGITTGKHWSGKFLKDYFPIDW; encoded by the coding sequence ATGAAAGAAGATCTAAAAGGGAATAAAGCTGTAATCACTCCAGAGGAGATTGATAATTGTATTGCACTCTTACAGCAATTAGTGGACCATACTGATCAGATATTCGAAATTCCAAAAGAGAAAAGAACAGCTCTAATTAAAGTATCTGGTCAGTTTTCCAGACCCAATAGGGAAGAGTTTGCTAGAAGGAAAAAGGACGGGAAGAAAATTGCGCTGCGAAAAAAAGCGGCAAGGGATAAAAATGCCCGTAAGGAAACAGGTATCAGAAGTGCACGCGAAGCCCATGTATTTGTAGCCCCCAAACTGTTGGCAGCTGCTGCATTGGAAAATCATAAAAAACAGGAATTGGAGGTAGCCAGAAATTGCTACGTTTGCAAAACGGAGTTTAGCGAACTTCATCATTTTTATGATACAATGTGTATTGAATGTGGCGATTTCAATTATGCCAAGCGATTTCAAACTGCCGATGTAACAGGTCAGGTCGCCGTTGTAACGGGATCAAGATTAAAAATTGGATATCAAATAACTTTAATGTTATTGCGAGGTGGTGCCACGGTGATTGCCACAACACGTTTTCCAGTTGATTCGGCCTTACGTTTTTCTAAGGAAGATGATTTTATGGAATGGGGGCATCGATTAAAAATTCATGGCCTTGATTTGCGTCATATCCCAAGTGTAGAAATTTTTTGCAATTATATAGAGCGGCAATATGAGCGATTGGATATTCTTATCAATAATGCTGCGCAAACCGTGCGAAGGCCTTCAGGGTTCTACCATCATCTAATGTCCAACGAGGAAAGATCCATAACATCACTTCCTTTATCTGTGCAAGAAGTTTTAAGCGATCATACCTCTTGCTTACAGGAACTAAAAGAATTAAGGTCCGGGACATCACCAAATCAGAACATGCCGGTAACCTGGCACGGACCGGAAGCTGGTATCGGGTTGAGTGCTTCTGCCAAATTATCCCAAATTCCATATAGTTTTGATAATGCATTGGTGGCAAAAGAAGTATTTCCCACTGGCGAATTGGATGCTGATTTACAACAGGTCGATTTACGCAAAACAAATAGTTGGCGACTTAAACTAGGAGAAATTGAAACTACCGAAATGTTGGAGGTTCAATTGGTAAATGCCGTAGCTCCTTTTATATTGTGCAACCGTTTGGCAGAATTAATGAAGAAGGAGAACACCGGACAAAAACATATTATTAATGTTTCGGCAATGGAAGGGAAGTTTCATCGAAATTTTAAGGAATCGCGCCACCCACATACCAATATGGCCAAGGCGGCTTTAAATATGCTTACACACACCGCTTCGGGGGATTTGGCCAAAAAAGGAATATTTATGAATGCAGTGGACACGGGATGGGTGACGGATGAAGATCCCGCTGAACTATCCAAAATGAAACAGGAAGTCTATGATTTTCAACCTCCTTTGGACATAGTGGACGGTGCTGCCCGAGTCATGGATCCGTTAATAGACGGAATTACTACCGGGAAACATTGGTCAGGTAAATTTTTAAAGGATTACTTTCCTATTGATTGGTAA
- a CDS encoding cold-shock protein yields the protein MSSKGTVKFFNDTKGFGFITEEGVEKDHFVHISGLIDEIREGDEVSFDLKEGNKGLNAVNVQVI from the coding sequence ATGAGTAGTAAAGGAACAGTAAAATTTTTCAACGACACAAAAGGTTTTGGTTTTATCACTGAAGAAGGTGTTGAAAAGGATCATTTTGTACACATTTCAGGTTTAATTGATGAAATTCGCGAAGGCGATGAAGTATCTTTTGACCTTAAAGAAGGTAACAAAGGTTTAAACGCAGTAAACGTACAAGTTATATAA
- a CDS encoding outer membrane beta-barrel protein encodes MNCKNFFMLVVLLVGVQVSTAQISGKIIDATDNSPLEYATAALYNQTDGSLITGVVTSQDGSFVIDKVKPGTYYMEASFMGYDTKTISDITIDKGQPLRGLTVIGLSFGNQLDEVVIKGERATVLHKIDRQVFDTKKFQSSQGGNAIDVVRNLPSVTVDAQGGVSVRGSSGFAVLINGKPTQGDASAILYQLPANSLETVELITAPSAKYDPEGKGGILNIITKKGATNGVYAQVNLRGGLPSIEPYDTKVAAQRYGVDATLNRRTDKWNLSFGTSYQRNDKTGRREGEVFVINQIEDKQTFLPSDGERSFDDISYNGRFGVDFTPTDADTYSLGFYAGKHTVDRLADIDYYDNHAISPIGSGIREYTFQYYNHNLRTRKGDFALGSFDYAHKFNNDSKLSTSLLYEYTFLGGPTYNDNLGLTDRNIIYQQEYNTNDNPLNGYRVNVDYQFKPFSFGTLETGYQFRDIDHTGEFVYERDGVLVPEFSSNISLQRTIHSGYTQLTGASNKWDYAGGLRLESMDRTYSEDLRTAEPEQTYKYDFVKLFPSASLQYAVNDATKLKAAYSKRVERTTTLKMNSFAEREHSEVFEQGDNQLRPEFIDLVELGFVKNFKGGNSVSATAYYRHVDNVINRVNTLAYEANGAVLDSIINRVYSNVGKSNAVGLEIGGQLKPSQNWSNYLGANIYSYDIKGAFVFRHRDGITRNYDVNTNATIYSFNLNSTYSFWENASLQFTFNYLSETNTAQGEDSRFYSPNLSFRKSFFDNKLTATLHWQNIDMGLLDTNKQRITTYKANEFYTTTNYRYEVDMISLNLSYTFNAIKSKAKFIESEFGKKEF; translated from the coding sequence ATGAATTGTAAGAACTTCTTTATGCTTGTGGTCCTATTGGTCGGAGTACAAGTATCAACTGCCCAAATTTCAGGAAAAATTATTGATGCCACAGATAATTCGCCATTGGAATATGCCACGGCAGCCCTCTATAATCAAACAGATGGCTCCCTGATAACGGGTGTAGTTACTTCTCAGGATGGATCCTTTGTTATAGACAAGGTGAAACCCGGAACCTATTATATGGAAGCCTCCTTTATGGGGTACGATACCAAAACCATATCCGATATTACGATAGATAAAGGGCAACCCTTAAGAGGCCTTACCGTAATTGGCTTGTCCTTCGGGAACCAATTGGACGAGGTGGTTATTAAGGGTGAACGGGCCACAGTTCTTCATAAGATAGACCGTCAGGTATTCGATACCAAAAAGTTTCAAAGCAGTCAGGGCGGTAATGCCATTGATGTAGTAAGAAATTTGCCATCGGTTACTGTTGATGCACAAGGCGGTGTCAGTGTCAGGGGTAGTTCTGGATTTGCCGTCTTAATCAACGGAAAACCAACCCAAGGTGATGCCAGTGCCATATTGTACCAATTACCGGCAAATTCATTGGAAACAGTGGAGTTGATTACAGCGCCTTCGGCCAAATATGATCCTGAGGGTAAAGGAGGTATTTTAAATATAATAACAAAAAAGGGAGCCACCAATGGAGTTTATGCCCAAGTGAACCTGCGCGGAGGTTTACCTTCAATAGAACCCTATGACACTAAGGTGGCTGCACAAAGATATGGGGTGGATGCTACCTTAAATAGAAGAACGGACAAATGGAACCTGTCCTTTGGTACCAGTTACCAGCGCAATGATAAAACAGGTAGGAGGGAAGGTGAGGTTTTTGTCATCAATCAGATAGAGGACAAGCAAACTTTTTTGCCTTCCGATGGGGAGCGGAGTTTTGATGATATTAGCTATAATGGGCGTTTTGGAGTAGATTTCACACCTACTGATGCAGATACCTATTCTTTGGGTTTCTATGCAGGAAAACATACTGTAGATCGTTTGGCCGATATCGATTATTATGACAATCATGCCATTTCACCTATTGGCAGTGGCATTAGGGAATATACTTTTCAGTATTATAATCATAATTTAAGAACCAGAAAAGGCGATTTTGCCCTGGGAAGTTTTGATTATGCCCATAAATTCAACAATGATTCCAAGTTGTCTACCTCCCTATTGTATGAATACACTTTTTTGGGCGGTCCTACCTATAATGATAATTTGGGTCTTACCGATCGTAATATTATTTATCAGCAGGAGTACAATACCAATGATAACCCACTAAACGGGTATAGGGTGAATGTGGATTATCAATTTAAGCCTTTTTCCTTTGGTACATTGGAAACAGGCTATCAATTTAGGGATATTGACCACACAGGTGAGTTTGTTTATGAGCGCGATGGCGTTTTAGTACCTGAGTTTTCCAGTAATATAAGTTTACAGCGTACCATTCATTCTGGATATACCCAACTTACAGGCGCAAGCAATAAATGGGATTATGCCGGTGGCCTGCGTTTGGAATCTATGGATCGCACTTATTCCGAGGATTTAAGGACTGCCGAACCCGAGCAAACCTATAAATATGATTTTGTTAAGTTGTTCCCATCCGCTTCCTTGCAATATGCTGTGAACGATGCTACCAAATTAAAGGCAGCCTATAGCAAAAGGGTAGAACGGACAACCACCCTAAAAATGAACAGTTTTGCAGAAAGGGAACACTCCGAGGTTTTTGAACAAGGGGACAATCAATTGAGACCTGAGTTCATAGATTTGGTAGAATTGGGGTTCGTCAAAAATTTTAAAGGAGGTAATTCGGTAAGTGCCACAGCTTATTATAGACATGTGGACAATGTAATAAACCGTGTAAACACCTTGGCCTATGAAGCCAATGGTGCTGTATTGGACAGTATTATTAACAGGGTGTATTCCAATGTAGGTAAAAGCAATGCCGTTGGACTGGAAATAGGGGGACAATTAAAACCGAGCCAAAATTGGAGCAATTATTTAGGCGCTAACATATATTCCTATGATATTAAGGGGGCCTTTGTATTTAGGCATAGGGATGGTATTACCAGAAATTATGATGTAAATACGAATGCCACTATATATTCTTTCAACCTAAATTCTACCTATTCATTCTGGGAAAATGCTTCTTTACAGTTTACTTTTAATTATTTGTCCGAAACGAATACCGCCCAAGGAGAGGATTCTAGGTTCTATTCCCCCAATCTAAGTTTCCGAAAGTCGTTTTTTGACAATAAATTAACGGCTACCCTTCATTGGCAGAATATTGATATGGGATTGTTGGATACCAATAAACAGCGAATCACTACTTATAAAGCCAATGAATTTTACACTACTACCAATTACAGGTATGAGGTAGATATGATATCACTTAATTTGTCCTATACTTTTAATGCCATAAAAAGTAAGGCAAAGTTTATAGAAAGTGAGTTTGGAAAAAAGGAATTCTAA
- a CDS encoding TetR/AcrR family transcriptional regulator, with amino-acid sequence MAKLQKSIEKRNALVKATINLVNNNGFHATPMSKIAKMANVSPATIYLYFDNKQDLVNKVYIEVKAAYTDYAFKNYSNDIPVSKGFEIIWKRIADFKLKEVEEAMFLAQCDNTPIIDEASRQEGLKHLQPLLDLWERGQKEGIIKPLSPYLLYAYSINPLSFLMVMQQRGVFQLNQDHLEDAYQAAWNSIKK; translated from the coding sequence ATGGCAAAACTTCAAAAAAGTATTGAAAAGCGTAATGCCTTGGTAAAAGCTACCATTAACCTAGTCAATAACAATGGCTTTCACGCTACTCCAATGTCCAAGATTGCAAAAATGGCGAACGTCTCACCCGCTACCATTTACCTGTATTTTGATAATAAGCAGGACCTTGTAAACAAGGTTTATATAGAAGTAAAGGCGGCTTATACCGATTATGCTTTCAAAAACTACAGTAACGACATACCTGTATCCAAAGGTTTTGAAATAATTTGGAAGCGCATTGCCGATTTTAAACTTAAGGAAGTAGAAGAAGCTATGTTTCTTGCCCAGTGCGACAATACCCCAATAATAGATGAAGCAAGTAGACAGGAAGGTCTTAAACACCTTCAACCTTTACTTGACTTATGGGAAAGGGGACAGAAGGAAGGTATTATAAAACCTTTGTCGCCCTACCTATTATACGCGTACTCCATAAATCCCCTCTCCTTTTTAATGGTAATGCAACAAAGGGGTGTTTTTCAATTAAATCAGGATCACCTAGAGGATGCCTATCAGGCGGCATGGAACAGTATTAAAAAATAA
- a CDS encoding DEAD/DEAH box helicase, with product MANNIKEQEDILSKLNIQQLNPMQEEAISVIEKTANTIILSPTGTGKTLAFLLPLLETLDPNIDEVQALILVPTRELAIQIEQVVRNMGTGYKVNAVYGGRPMSKDKIEIKHNPSILIGTPGRILDHFDSDRFSKKSIETLVLDEFDKSLEIGFEDEMAGILSELPNIKKRILTSATQGVEIPSFVKLDNPVLIDYLEKEVGSKLAIKIVLSTSKDKLPRLLELLHHLGNQPGIIFCNFRDSIEEVSSLLEKNKIGHSCFSGGMEQKDRERSLIKFRNGTTQILIATDLAARGIDIPELKYIIHYELPHSLEEFTHRNGRTARVNAKGTAYVLKWENERLSEFIKDSGDMDISKKAAPMKQFWETLFISGGRKDKISKGDIAGLFFKQGNINKDQLGEIELKQDCAFVAVPLSIAHQLVEKLNNSRLKKKKVRITIL from the coding sequence ATGGCCAACAATATAAAAGAGCAGGAGGATATTTTATCAAAATTAAATATCCAGCAGTTGAACCCTATGCAGGAAGAGGCCATTTCTGTTATTGAAAAAACAGCCAATACAATTATTCTGTCCCCAACGGGAACCGGTAAGACCTTGGCATTTCTATTGCCTTTATTGGAAACTCTGGATCCTAATATTGACGAGGTCCAGGCACTTATTCTAGTGCCTACCCGGGAATTGGCCATACAAATTGAGCAAGTGGTTAGGAATATGGGGACCGGTTATAAGGTAAATGCCGTTTATGGAGGACGCCCTATGTCCAAGGATAAGATCGAAATTAAACATAACCCTTCTATTTTAATAGGCACCCCAGGACGTATTTTGGACCATTTTGATAGTGACAGGTTCTCTAAGAAAAGTATTGAAACCTTGGTGTTGGATGAGTTTGACAAGTCACTGGAAATAGGTTTTGAGGATGAAATGGCAGGAATTCTCAGTGAATTGCCCAATATTAAAAAAAGGATCTTGACTTCAGCTACACAGGGAGTTGAAATTCCAAGTTTTGTGAAATTGGATAATCCTGTGCTCATCGACTATTTAGAGAAAGAAGTTGGTTCAAAATTGGCAATTAAGATCGTGTTGTCGACTTCTAAGGATAAACTTCCAAGGCTATTGGAACTGTTGCATCACCTGGGAAATCAGCCTGGAATCATCTTCTGTAATTTTAGGGATAGTATAGAAGAAGTAAGTTCTTTATTGGAGAAAAATAAAATAGGGCACAGTTGTTTTTCCGGAGGTATGGAGCAAAAGGATAGGGAGCGTTCCCTTATTAAATTTAGAAACGGAACCACTCAAATTTTAATCGCCACGGATTTGGCGGCAAGGGGAATAGATATCCCGGAATTAAAATATATAATTCATTACGAGCTTCCACATTCTTTGGAGGAGTTTACCCATAGAAATGGGAGAACGGCAAGGGTAAATGCCAAAGGTACTGCCTATGTCCTAAAATGGGAAAATGAGCGATTGTCTGAGTTTATAAAGGATTCCGGCGATATGGATATTTCCAAAAAAGCGGCACCTATGAAACAGTTTTGGGAAACCTTATTTATTTCAGGAGGAAGAAAGGATAAAATTTCCAAGGGTGATATTGCCGGGCTTTTTTTTAAACAAGGGAATATAAATAAGGACCAATTGGGGGAAATTGAGTTAAAACAAGACTGTGCCTTTGTTGCCGTTCCTTTATCCATTGCCCATCAATTGGTGGAAAAATTGAACAATTCACGTTTGAAAAAGAAAAAAGTACGGATTACGATTCTTTAA
- a CDS encoding DEAD/DEAH box helicase produces the protein MSKQFSDLGINEHLLQSLIDQQISEPTDIQKKVIPVILEQNKDVVALAKTGTGKTAAFGLPLLQLIETENTNIQCVILAPTRELGQQIYANLVSFSTHSPSISIASICGGIPIKPQIERLKSATHIVVATPGRLVDLVKRGAMNIKNIKYLVLDEADEMVTALKVDLDSIIAEIPKSRKTLLFTATMPGALIQLIQNYMSKHVVQIEADMATVGHQGIEHRYVVVEPIEKLEVLLHFLKSREGERGIIFCKTKAAVNKLGKNLAINKFRSGAIHGSLTQGIRDRVMGQFREGFIDIMVATDLAARGIDVKEISYVVNYHLPDTYDTYVHRSGRTARAGAAGFSLTVIQKEEVEDIAEFQKELGIDFKEFKKADAESIEENNALIWANKIFKTKPNRTISQDFREKIRTVFHHLTKEELIDKILTDHLGQSSSGSPKLESPKKKKNKQ, from the coding sequence ATGTCAAAGCAGTTTTCTGATTTAGGAATTAACGAACACCTACTTCAAAGTTTAATAGACCAACAAATATCAGAGCCCACTGATATTCAGAAGAAGGTGATTCCTGTGATTTTGGAGCAAAACAAGGATGTAGTTGCTCTGGCAAAAACAGGAACAGGTAAAACGGCTGCATTTGGTTTGCCCTTATTACAATTAATAGAAACTGAAAATACCAATATCCAATGCGTAATATTGGCGCCTACACGGGAACTGGGGCAACAGATCTATGCTAATCTGGTTTCCTTTTCTACCCATAGTCCGTCTATTTCCATTGCTTCAATATGTGGAGGAATCCCTATTAAGCCTCAAATAGAACGTTTAAAGAGTGCCACCCATATCGTAGTAGCCACACCAGGTCGTTTAGTGGATTTGGTGAAGCGAGGAGCCATGAACATTAAAAATATTAAGTATTTGGTCTTGGATGAAGCCGATGAAATGGTAACTGCCTTAAAGGTGGATTTGGATAGTATTATTGCAGAAATCCCAAAATCCAGAAAAACATTATTGTTTACGGCTACCATGCCAGGAGCCTTAATACAATTGATCCAGAATTATATGTCCAAACATGTGGTTCAGATAGAAGCGGACATGGCTACAGTAGGGCATCAGGGAATAGAACATAGGTATGTTGTCGTAGAACCCATTGAGAAATTGGAAGTTCTACTTCACTTTTTAAAGTCCAGGGAGGGAGAAAGAGGAATTATTTTTTGCAAGACGAAAGCGGCGGTAAATAAATTGGGAAAAAACTTGGCTATCAATAAATTCCGATCAGGTGCAATACATGGGAGTTTAACCCAGGGTATTCGAGATCGGGTAATGGGACAATTTAGGGAAGGGTTTATAGATATTATGGTGGCGACCGATTTGGCTGCCCGTGGTATTGATGTTAAGGAAATATCCTATGTAGTAAATTATCATTTGCCAGATACTTATGATACCTATGTGCACAGGAGTGGACGTACCGCTAGGGCAGGGGCAGCTGGATTTTCATTGACCGTTATCCAGAAAGAGGAAGTAGAGGATATTGCCGAATTCCAAAAGGAGTTGGGTATAGATTTTAAAGAATTTAAAAAAGCGGATGCCGAAAGTATTGAAGAAAATAACGCCTTGATTTGGGCCAACAAAATATTCAAGACCAAACCCAATCGTACTATTTCCCAAGATTTTAGGGAGAAAATAAGAACAGTATTTCATCACTTGACCAAGGAGGAACTTATAGATAAGATACTTACAGATCATTTGGGGCAATCAAGCAGTGGAAGCCCAAAATTGGAATCGCCCAAAAAGAAAAAAAATAAACAATAA